In the Nitrospirales bacterium LBB_01 genome, one interval contains:
- a CDS encoding cation transporter, whose amino-acid sequence MQVIKLSFVSNILSVLFKWSIGFMSGSQALMADALHSLSDTVSFGINYYSAKNPQKSGTAISVTGTTAFVTALTLLAGLWLCANNLSVLIIGKATRPGLMSIIVSIVACILNGYLYNVSRCVDAQLSDIHTFICKIQNRTNFISSGISFVGVVLADLGLLYFDPLAAVVIGSLMIGSAIEMFNALSARDAEFSTIIKQRTKYVISVAAVFIVVFFAYNTATVINYKHVVLIPSEGKTPDSQVDALLGRARYFIIYNEKDNTIVYVPNKDMNFKGDVSHNLVSIVQDNGVDVVLAEVIGQEMFTDLKALHVQMYYIEQPGMVRDAYMDFSQQNLALALGANVDRGFGRNARWLQPW is encoded by the coding sequence ATGCAGGTTATAAAACTTTCTTTCGTTTCAAATATCCTCTCCGTTTTATTTAAATGGAGTATCGGATTTATGAGTGGGAGTCAGGCTCTAATGGCTGATGCGCTGCATTCACTGTCTGACACCGTATCATTTGGCATTAATTATTATAGCGCAAAAAATCCCCAAAAGTCGGGTACTGCCATATCCGTAACCGGTACAACCGCCTTTGTTACAGCTCTTACACTCCTTGCCGGACTGTGGTTATGCGCAAATAACCTCTCAGTTCTGATAATTGGCAAGGCAACACGCCCTGGTCTTATGAGTATCATTGTTTCCATTGTAGCCTGCATATTAAACGGCTACCTATACAATGTGTCCCGCTGTGTTGATGCTCAATTAAGCGATATCCATACGTTTATATGCAAAATCCAAAATAGGACAAATTTTATATCGTCGGGCATATCATTTGTCGGTGTGGTGCTGGCTGATCTAGGCCTCCTCTACTTTGATCCACTGGCGGCCGTTGTGATTGGCTCTCTTATGATAGGCTCTGCTATTGAGATGTTTAATGCACTTTCTGCACGTGATGCGGAATTTTCAACTATCATAAAACAGAGGACAAAATATGTGATTAGCGTTGCAGCAGTCTTTATCGTTGTTTTCTTTGCCTATAACACGGCAACTGTAATCAATTATAAACATGTGGTTCTTATCCCGTCTGAGGGCAAGACGCCGGACAGCCAGGTAGATGCACTTCTCGGACGTGCCCGCTATTTTATAATATACAACGAAAAAGACAACACCATTGTTTATGTCCCAAACAAAGACATGAATTTTAAAGGAGACGTCAGTCATAATCTTGTGTCAATTGTGCAGGACAATGGAGTGGATGTTGTGCTAGCAGAGGTCATAGGTCAGGAAATGTTCACTGATCTCAAAGCGCTCCATGTGCAAATGTATTACATTGAGCAGCCTGGTATGGTTAGGGATGCGTATATGGATTTTAGTCAGCAGAACCTTGCTCTGGCATTAGGAGCCAATGTTGACAGAGGCTTCGGTCGCAACGCTCGTTGGTTGCAGCCGTGGTAA
- a CDS encoding cation transporter: MENNIRQIRQVLIYTMVLNLTVSGFKIVYGMMTHSVSIYSDGFHSVFDGLSNVVGLVGLRFAYNPPDSEHPYGHKKVEILLTVMISLMMFFACFEIFKNVYTSLTGKTPELKISVESFIVMISTLAINLFVCTYEKRMGQKLNSDFLIADSAHTKSDIYVTSGVLVGLALSKLGLPHIDPVVGAVVGVMVAWAGVSILKSTISVLIDANQIDTELLREISCKTEGVAGCHKIRTRGARGCVFVDLHIFVDPSLTVARGHEIAHIVVNAIKREMDGVADVVVHVEPAKKT; encoded by the coding sequence ATGGAAAACAACATTAGACAAATACGGCAGGTATTGATATACACGATGGTTTTAAACCTGACGGTATCCGGCTTTAAGATTGTCTATGGAATGATGACTCATTCGGTGTCTATATATTCGGATGGATTTCACTCTGTGTTTGATGGGCTTTCAAATGTGGTAGGTTTGGTCGGTCTGCGGTTTGCCTATAATCCGCCTGACAGCGAACATCCTTACGGCCACAAAAAAGTGGAAATTCTTCTTACCGTTATGATTTCGCTTATGATGTTTTTTGCCTGTTTTGAGATTTTTAAAAATGTATATACTTCACTTACAGGGAAGACTCCGGAGTTAAAAATTTCGGTTGAAAGTTTTATCGTAATGATTTCCACTCTTGCCATAAACTTGTTTGTCTGCACCTACGAAAAAAGGATGGGACAAAAGCTAAACAGTGATTTTTTGATTGCCGATTCGGCTCACACAAAAAGCGACATATATGTAACCTCAGGGGTATTAGTTGGGCTAGCTTTGTCAAAACTTGGACTGCCTCATATTGACCCTGTTGTGGGCGCCGTAGTCGGTGTGATGGTAGCGTGGGCAGGGGTTTCAATTTTGAAGTCAACCATAAGTGTGCTGATTGACGCTAACCAAATTGACACGGAGCTGCTGCGTGAAATTTCCTGTAAGACTGAAGGTGTTGCAGGCTGCCACAAGATTAGAACCCGCGGAGCGAGGGGCTGCGTGTTTGTTGATTTACATATATTTGTTGACCCCTCCTTAACTGTAGCAAGAGGACATGAAATCGCTCATATTGTGGTCAATGCTATAAAGAGAGAGATGGACGGCGTTGCAGATGTGGTCGTCCACGTTGAACCAGCTAAAAAAACTTGA
- a CDS encoding sulfur reduction protein DsrE: MGKLTIGCFSSLIGSMTLDFAVKLAEAARKKGHDVDIWLSGNGTMLSKKGQRSFKDYSSLEKTITELVADGANVTACEACAEARGIHKEDLISGFRVKSADMYLASCFSADRVLHIGGE, from the coding sequence ATGGGTAAATTAACGATTGGTTGCTTCTCTTCACTTATAGGGTCGATGACGCTGGACTTTGCCGTGAAGCTGGCTGAGGCGGCAAGAAAGAAAGGCCATGACGTTGATATCTGGCTTTCTGGAAACGGCACGATGCTGTCAAAGAAGGGGCAGCGTTCTTTTAAGGACTACTCGTCGCTGGAAAAGACTATCACAGAACTTGTTGCTGACGGTGCAAATGTAACAGCGTGTGAGGCATGTGCTGAGGCGCGTGGAATTCACAAGGAAGACTTGATAAGCGGATTTAGAGTAAAGAGCGCAGACATGTATCTTGCCAGTTGTTTCTCTGCCGACAGGGTTCTTCACATAGGAGGAGAGTAA
- a CDS encoding response regulator: MKILIAEDDLASRMILQRFLEDYGDVDVTVNGEEAVDVFMRALDENQPYDIICLDILMPEMNGMKVLEKIRNKEKSMGISSDKKVKLIVTTSLDAPRSFPDNEDTAVKGTENYLTKPIDLQKLSVILEKYGFSKE, from the coding sequence GTGAAAATACTTATAGCAGAAGATGACTTAGCAAGCCGTATGATCTTGCAGCGTTTTTTGGAGGACTATGGCGATGTAGATGTCACTGTAAACGGTGAAGAGGCTGTCGATGTTTTTATGCGTGCACTGGATGAGAATCAACCTTACGATATCATTTGTCTTGACATCCTGATGCCTGAAATGAATGGGATGAAGGTGTTGGAAAAGATTCGTAATAAAGAAAAATCTATGGGAATCTCGTCTGACAAAAAAGTTAAACTTATTGTGACTACATCGTTGGATGCACCAAGAAGTTTTCCCGATAACGAGGACACGGCTGTAAAAGGAACTGAAAATTATCTTACAAAACCGATTGACTTACAAAAGCTGTCAGTGATACTTGAAAAGTATGGCTTTTCTAAAGAGTAG
- a CDS encoding DUF5320 domain-containing protein: MQGHGKGNGMCGSGGAMEHRGQGMGKGFCHGKRFGGSDVTDTDALRNRLNMLDKERDEVANRLSELDKSDTKL, from the coding sequence ATGCAAGGACACGGTAAAGGAAATGGCATGTGTGGCAGCGGCGGTGCGATGGAGCATCGCGGCCAGGGGATGGGTAAGGGTTTTTGTCACGGAAAACGTTTTGGCGGCTCAGACGTAACAGATACCGATGCTCTTAGAAACCGGCTGAATATGTTGGACAAGGAGCGTGATGAGGTGGCTAACCGACTGTCTGAACTTGATAAGTCAGATACTAAATTATAA
- a CDS encoding cation diffusion facilitator family transporter produces MESKQLTPSQAAGRRKWVVALTAVKCLIESATKLIFAYFTGSAGLLADAIHSMTDVAGSLVVWVGIRVSNNKYRRFTYGFYKIENLLAMTIGVAILYAAYELALGFVHSKSVMPTNVTTSIMALLLLIAVNFLWGRFEVKTGQLINSPGIEASGKHTFTDLYSSIAVLVGLVGAEFGVNLDKWASLFVAVILIKVGYVIIWDNLKVLLDISLEDEMLREYTAVIQKIPGVVSVKSIRGRNSGSYRLINVEININTFDLASAEEIASNIEKAVKQYDNSIDTVFVHYTKELPSVLKVFIPTELNGDVISEHFGKAQFMTTLTYDKQSMRFYDVKTELNPFMKTEKGRGKQMVEHIKKNSVDSVCTKENLQEKGPGLMLYHHGIDTRITELTSVSELLQDYVGNSRAIFAERGN; encoded by the coding sequence ATGGAAAGTAAACAATTAACGCCGTCACAGGCAGCCGGCAGAAGAAAGTGGGTTGTAGCTCTGACTGCTGTAAAATGCCTGATAGAGAGCGCAACGAAATTAATTTTTGCCTATTTTACGGGAAGCGCAGGATTATTAGCCGATGCTATACACTCTATGACTGATGTTGCAGGCTCACTTGTAGTATGGGTAGGCATTAGAGTGTCAAACAATAAATACAGAAGATTTACGTATGGTTTTTATAAAATAGAAAATCTGCTTGCAATGACAATCGGTGTTGCCATACTGTATGCCGCTTATGAATTGGCTCTGGGTTTTGTTCACAGTAAATCTGTGATGCCGACAAATGTTACAACATCCATCATGGCTCTTTTGCTTCTCATTGCCGTAAATTTTTTATGGGGACGGTTTGAGGTAAAAACCGGACAGCTGATAAACTCTCCCGGCATAGAGGCAAGTGGTAAACACACATTTACTGACCTCTACTCATCCATAGCGGTGCTTGTTGGGCTGGTAGGCGCCGAGTTTGGCGTTAATCTTGACAAGTGGGCGTCACTGTTTGTAGCAGTAATCCTCATAAAAGTAGGGTACGTTATAATTTGGGACAATTTAAAGGTGCTCCTTGATATTTCACTAGAGGATGAGATGCTAAGAGAATACACGGCAGTTATTCAAAAGATTCCCGGAGTTGTTTCAGTTAAATCGATAAGAGGCCGGAATTCGGGAAGTTATCGGCTTATAAATGTTGAAATCAATATAAACACGTTTGATTTGGCAAGTGCAGAGGAGATTGCCTCAAACATTGAAAAAGCTGTAAAGCAGTATGATAATTCAATTGACACAGTATTTGTCCACTACACTAAGGAGCTTCCATCTGTCCTTAAGGTTTTTATTCCAACAGAGTTAAATGGAGATGTTATATCTGAGCATTTTGGAAAAGCACAATTTATGACGACCTTAACGTACGACAAACAATCGATGAGATTTTATGATGTTAAAACAGAGCTAAACCCTTTTATGAAGACCGAAAAAGGCAGAGGGAAACAGATGGTGGAACATATCAAAAAAAACAGTGTTGATAGTGTTTGCACTAAGGAAAATTTGCAGGAAAAGGGACCTGGCCTGATGCTCTATCATCATGGTATAGATACAAGAATTACTGAGTTAACATCTGTAAGTGAATTGCTTCAGGACTATGTAGGAAATTCAAGAGCTATCTTTGCAGAAAGGGGCAATTAG
- the tnpA gene encoding IS200/IS605 family transposase, which yields MEVKSRVKKGYHCAWQIHYHIVFPVKYRKALLDADVIRIIKETSLVIEERYDIEFEALGMDKDHIHILCGGHPKISPGQIVRIFKSITAREIFKQKPSIKKELRGGEFWTDGYFASTVGKHGNEDTVLSYVKKQGKEYRKIYEDRQLALF from the coding sequence GTGGAAGTAAAGAGTCGAGTAAAAAAAGGATACCATTGTGCATGGCAGATACATTATCACATAGTATTTCCAGTGAAATACAGAAAAGCACTCTTAGATGCAGATGTTATAAGAATAATAAAAGAAACGTCATTGGTAATAGAGGAAAGATACGATATTGAGTTTGAGGCTTTAGGAATGGATAAAGATCATATTCATATTTTGTGTGGAGGCCATCCAAAAATATCACCAGGGCAGATAGTGAGAATATTTAAAAGTATAACAGCAAGGGAAATATTTAAACAAAAACCCTCAATAAAAAAGGAATTAAGGGGTGGAGAGTTTTGGACGGATGGGTATTTTGCTAGCACGGTGGGAAAACACGGTAATGAGGATACAGTTTTGAGTTATGTGAAAAAGCAAGGAAAGGAATATCGTAAAATTTATGAAGATCGCCAGTTGGCTCTCTTCTAA
- a CDS encoding MBL fold metallo-hydrolase, translating to MIVPPLKYNNLLKAVKEVRISVIMDNYTDILMTDTAHAKRYRPDNRLNSEHLPVAEHGFSVIVSIIDDGIEENFLFDTGLNHNSYEHNLDVFDIDLTEVSSIILSHGHFDHVGGLKVIADKLKGQQVKIYFHSDALLERKLILPNKEEIMLPTIDNALVYSEKFDITMVTEPTILYDGRLLISGEIPRITEFENGFPFHYIKRGQEWVSDTQIKDDICIIINVSNKGLVILTGCAHSGLINIIKYAVKLTGINKVYAVLGGFHLSGYLFEKIIPETIAELKKFNPSHIIPCHCTGFAAVHAIAGEFPNSFVLPAVGTKFAFN from the coding sequence ATGATAGTGCCGCCGCTTAAATACAATAATCTTTTAAAAGCAGTTAAGGAGGTAAGAATCTCTGTCATAATGGACAATTATACAGACATTCTTATGACTGACACGGCTCATGCAAAGCGTTACAGACCTGACAACAGATTAAACAGCGAGCATCTTCCTGTGGCAGAACATGGTTTCTCTGTAATAGTATCAATTATAGATGACGGAATTGAAGAGAATTTTTTATTTGACACGGGTTTGAATCACAACAGTTACGAACACAACCTTGATGTTTTTGATATTGATTTGACAGAGGTATCGTCAATAATCCTAAGCCATGGACACTTTGACCACGTTGGAGGGTTAAAGGTTATAGCCGACAAGCTGAAGGGGCAGCAAGTCAAAATATATTTTCATTCTGATGCCTTGCTTGAAAGAAAACTAATTCTGCCTAATAAAGAAGAAATAATGTTGCCAACTATAGATAACGCTCTCGTTTATTCTGAAAAATTTGATATAACAATGGTTACTGAGCCAACAATTCTTTATGATGGACGGTTGTTAATTTCAGGGGAGATTCCACGAATTACAGAATTTGAAAATGGTTTCCCCTTTCACTATATAAAACGTGGGCAAGAGTGGGTTTCAGACACTCAAATAAAAGATGACATTTGCATAATTATAAATGTTTCAAACAAAGGACTTGTGATACTGACAGGTTGTGCTCACTCAGGTTTAATCAATATAATAAAGTATGCTGTTAAACTTACAGGGATCAATAAAGTATATGCTGTTTTAGGTGGATTTCATTTATCCGGCTATTTGTTTGAAAAGATAATCCCTGAAACAATTGCTGAATTAAAGAAATTTAACCCATCTCACATTATTCCGTGCCACTGTACCGGTTTTGCCGCTGTACATGCTATAGCCGGGGAATTTCCTAACTCGTTCGTTTTGCCGGCTGTCGGTACTAAGTTTGCTTTTAATTGA
- the leuA gene encoding 2-isopropylmalate synthase: protein MQVEKYRPYKAVSLEERLWPSRVLEKAPVWCAVDLRDGNQALPSPMEIDAKLVMFKLLTEIGFKEIEISFPSASKVDFEFTRCLIENSLIPDDVTIQVITQARVHLINKTFEAIEGAKRVNVHLYNSTSELQRRVVFKKSKAEIIALAAEGAECIKNETLKHRDTEFVLEYSPESFTATEPEFALEICMAVMDVWRPDVKSKMIINLPSTVEHSSPNVYADTIEWFIKNMGRAKVEKSIISVHTHNDRGTAVAATELALLAGAERVEGTLFGNGERTGNVDIITVALNMFTQGVNPHIYIGDINRIVETYERCTGMNVHSRHPYAGGLVFTAFSGSHQDAIKKGMRAMKESNSQFWEVPYIPIDPSDIGKTYESIIRINSQSGKGGIAYIMEEEFGFKIPKEMQPEFAAIIQKISEETGKEINAGAVWDSFKKHYLNVTSPIELINCNITESQVDDNGSVTVDANVKVSDKQAHISGSGNGPVDAFCNAIRREMSTEFSLISYHEHSLEIGSTSRAAAYIQLEDNKGRQTFGVGVDSNISIASIKAVISGLNKLTSSSVHSGKVLCYTD from the coding sequence ATGCAGGTTGAAAAATACCGCCCATATAAGGCAGTGAGTTTAGAGGAGCGTCTGTGGCCCTCACGTGTGTTGGAAAAAGCTCCGGTTTGGTGCGCTGTGGATCTCAGAGACGGCAACCAAGCGCTGCCCTCTCCAATGGAGATAGATGCAAAACTTGTGATGTTTAAACTGCTTACTGAGATTGGGTTTAAAGAAATTGAAATCAGCTTTCCATCAGCTTCAAAGGTTGATTTTGAATTTACACGCTGCTTGATTGAAAATAGTCTTATTCCTGATGACGTTACAATTCAGGTAATTACTCAGGCTCGTGTTCACCTGATTAATAAAACTTTTGAAGCCATAGAAGGAGCAAAGCGGGTAAATGTGCACCTTTACAATTCCACATCGGAACTTCAACGCAGGGTGGTCTTTAAAAAGAGCAAGGCTGAGATTATTGCTTTGGCTGCGGAGGGTGCGGAATGTATAAAAAATGAGACATTAAAACACAGGGACACGGAATTTGTCCTTGAGTACTCTCCTGAAAGTTTTACGGCAACGGAACCTGAGTTTGCTCTTGAAATATGTATGGCGGTAATGGATGTTTGGCGACCGGATGTTAAAAGTAAGATGATAATAAACTTGCCCTCTACGGTGGAACACTCATCTCCAAACGTATATGCCGATACGATAGAGTGGTTTATCAAAAACATGGGTAGGGCTAAAGTGGAGAAATCCATAATAAGCGTTCACACACATAACGACAGAGGAACCGCCGTTGCAGCAACGGAGCTGGCGCTGTTGGCTGGGGCTGAGCGGGTAGAAGGCACACTGTTTGGAAATGGCGAGCGCACAGGAAACGTGGATATTATCACGGTTGCTCTTAATATGTTTACTCAGGGAGTTAATCCGCATATTTACATCGGAGACATCAACCGGATTGTTGAAACGTACGAACGCTGTACCGGAATGAACGTACACAGCCGCCATCCGTACGCCGGAGGGCTTGTCTTTACTGCATTTTCAGGCTCTCATCAGGATGCTATCAAGAAAGGAATGCGTGCCATGAAAGAAAGCAATTCTCAATTTTGGGAGGTTCCATACATTCCCATAGACCCCTCAGATATTGGGAAAACGTATGAGTCAATCATCAGGATAAACAGCCAATCCGGCAAAGGTGGAATAGCCTACATTATGGAGGAGGAATTTGGATTTAAGATTCCTAAAGAAATGCAGCCGGAGTTTGCAGCGATTATCCAAAAAATTTCGGAAGAAACCGGAAAGGAAATCAACGCCGGCGCCGTTTGGGATAGTTTTAAAAAGCACTACCTTAATGTGACATCTCCGATTGAGCTTATAAATTGTAATATAACTGAGTCACAGGTAGATGACAACGGTTCTGTTACTGTGGATGCGAATGTGAAGGTCAGCGATAAACAGGCACATATCTCAGGGAGTGGCAATGGTCCTGTGGATGCTTTCTGTAATGCTATACGAAGGGAGATGTCCACTGAGTTTAGTCTCATAAGCTATCATGAACACTCGCTGGAGATTGGCTCAACCTCACGTGCGGCTGCTTATATTCAGTTGGAGGATAACAAAGGACGGCAGACTTTTGGCGTAGGTGTTGACAGCAACATCAGCATAGCTTCAATTAAAGCTGTCATCAGCGGTCTTAACAAACTTACATCAAGTAGCGTTCATAGTGGTAAAGTTCTCTGTTATACAGATTAA
- a CDS encoding PadR family transcriptional regulator, which translates to MNRMRHGQGQCKRRLGGSLELMESCILLTLKKQPGHGYELAKSLDTYGIGKRGLGPLYTILNKMEERGLIKSQWDTNSKNGPARRIYEITEDGLAYLELLVGILQETLKTVSSVIDGFNSNGENGS; encoded by the coding sequence ATGAACAGAATGCGGCATGGACAAGGACAGTGCAAAAGACGGCTTGGAGGTTCTTTGGAGCTTATGGAGTCGTGTATTCTCCTGACACTGAAAAAACAACCTGGGCACGGCTATGAGCTAGCAAAGTCTTTAGATACATATGGTATTGGTAAACGTGGATTGGGGCCGCTCTATACAATTCTTAATAAAATGGAAGAAAGAGGGTTAATCAAATCACAGTGGGACACAAACTCTAAAAATGGGCCTGCCAGACGGATTTATGAGATAACAGAGGACGGGTTAGCTTATCTTGAACTTTTGGTTGGCATTTTACAGGAGACACTTAAGACGGTTTCCTCGGTTATTGATGGGTTTAATTCTAATGGAGAGAATGGCTCATAG
- a CDS encoding isoprenylcysteine carboxylmethyltransferase family protein, which translates to MNKSKTFFSAAAVFYFIIGLEVLIMISPFAGFFYSAFNPFLLATSKFTATRWLSVFFLPHMVVPPDAFLKFIRVMGSVFFVGGISLFFICAFLVYRAKFLKKGAVVKGLYTFIRHPQYAALITAGIGLAVLWPRFLVLVLWLFMVLCYYLLSKDEEQRMLKLHNKDYSRYMTQTGMFLPKRIEQVIMPRSVTGGIAAFVLLSVITIATGFSLRSYTISHLSSWTDNNNITAVSIMNEDKFKMDHRMAQVLEIEEIKSHIKADEKYLVYFLPPNYIMQGLIADTGDNWKLYKQHHAISMITDWVFHPFSHLCQAHSAMEHNGNVAAHMKHRAAGTVIRKLIFLKIPNVNNIALSGMLAINAKREPQFMADVDIHNLKLITFKELSGDTGWGNIPVPTF; encoded by the coding sequence ATGAATAAATCTAAAACTTTCTTTAGCGCTGCAGCAGTGTTTTACTTTATTATAGGCTTAGAAGTGCTTATAATGATAAGTCCGTTTGCCGGATTTTTCTATTCTGCTTTTAATCCATTTTTGCTTGCGACCTCTAAATTTACCGCCACGCGTTGGCTGAGCGTCTTTTTCCTTCCACACATGGTTGTTCCGCCGGACGCCTTTTTGAAATTTATACGCGTAATGGGCTCTGTGTTTTTCGTTGGCGGAATATCTTTGTTCTTTATATGCGCCTTTTTAGTTTACAGAGCGAAGTTCTTAAAAAAAGGCGCTGTTGTCAAAGGCCTTTACACATTCATCAGACACCCTCAGTATGCAGCTTTGATTACTGCCGGCATTGGACTTGCCGTCCTTTGGCCGAGATTCTTAGTTCTGGTTCTATGGCTTTTCATGGTACTGTGTTACTACCTCCTGTCAAAAGACGAGGAACAAAGAATGCTCAAACTGCACAATAAAGACTACAGCCGTTACATGACACAAACCGGTATGTTTTTACCAAAAAGGATTGAACAGGTTATCATGCCAAGAAGTGTAACAGGCGGAATTGCAGCTTTTGTTTTGTTGTCGGTAATTACAATTGCGACAGGGTTTTCTCTGAGGTCATACACAATATCTCACCTAAGCTCATGGACTGATAACAACAACATTACAGCCGTGTCAATTATGAACGAAGATAAGTTTAAAATGGATCACCGGATGGCACAAGTGCTTGAGATTGAGGAAATCAAATCCCACATCAAAGCTGACGAAAAATACCTTGTCTATTTTCTCCCGCCCAATTACATCATGCAAGGGCTAATTGCCGATACCGGAGACAACTGGAAACTCTACAAACAGCATCATGCAATCTCTATGATTACTGACTGGGTGTTTCACCCATTTAGTCACCTTTGTCAGGCACACAGCGCAATGGAACATAACGGGAATGTTGCTGCGCACATGAAACACAGAGCGGCTGGCACAGTGATTAGAAAACTGATTTTTCTTAAAATCCCAAATGTAAACAATATCGCCTTAAGCGGCATGTTGGCAATAAACGCAAAGCGTGAGCCGCAGTTTATGGCCGATGTTGATATTCACAATCTAAAGCTGATTACCTTTAAAGAACTCTCCGGCGACACAGGCTGGGGAAACATCCCAGTGCCAACGTTTTAA